A region of Sandaracinaceae bacterium DNA encodes the following proteins:
- a CDS encoding NAD-dependent epimerase/dehydratase family protein, whose product MLEGARILITGGAGFIGTALTARLADKNRIRILDTLRRNALGAAGLDTHPNVELIKGDVQDRACMNAAVEGMDYVIHMASIAGVDTVLKNPVPTMEISLEGTMNALRAARDHGGIKRFIDFSTSEVFGTYAFRVHEADVTSLGAVGEARWTYAVSKLATEHLAHNYFKQFGLPTCAIRPFNIYGPGQVGEGAIHAFVVRALKNEPIQIHNEGDQIRAWCYIDDIVDAILLAMTRDEAVGETFNIGNARSSVTIYHLAKLVVQLAGSQSQLEFVPWDFADVELRIPDIRKAEKQLGFRAQVDLESGIERTLAWYRGKLGL is encoded by the coding sequence ATGCTCGAAGGCGCGCGGATTCTCATCACGGGCGGTGCTGGCTTCATCGGCACCGCGCTCACGGCCCGGCTCGCGGACAAGAACCGCATCCGCATTCTCGACACGCTCCGGCGCAACGCGCTCGGGGCAGCGGGGCTCGACACCCATCCCAACGTCGAGTTGATCAAGGGCGACGTGCAGGACCGAGCCTGCATGAACGCCGCGGTCGAGGGGATGGACTACGTCATCCACATGGCGAGCATCGCGGGCGTGGACACGGTCCTCAAGAACCCCGTACCCACCATGGAGATCTCCTTGGAGGGCACCATGAACGCCCTGCGCGCAGCGCGTGACCATGGCGGCATCAAGCGCTTCATCGACTTCTCCACCAGCGAGGTGTTCGGTACCTATGCGTTCCGCGTGCACGAGGCGGACGTCACCAGCCTCGGCGCGGTCGGCGAGGCGCGCTGGACGTACGCGGTCAGCAAGCTCGCGACCGAGCACTTGGCGCACAACTACTTCAAGCAGTTCGGCCTCCCCACGTGCGCCATCCGGCCCTTCAACATCTACGGGCCGGGTCAGGTGGGGGAGGGCGCCATCCACGCCTTCGTGGTGCGCGCGTTGAAGAACGAGCCCATCCAGATCCACAACGAGGGCGACCAGATCCGGGCGTGGTGCTACATCGACGACATCGTGGACGCCATCCTCTTGGCGATGACGCGTGACGAGGCGGTCGGCGAGACGTTCAACATCGGCAACGCGCGCAGCTCGGTGACGATCTACCATCTGGCGAAGCTCGTGGTGCAGCTCGCCGGGAGTCAGTCCCAGCTCGAGTTCGTGCCGTGGGACTTCGCCGACGTGGAGCTGCGCATCCCCGACATCCGCAAGGCCGAGAAGCAGCTGGGTTTCCGCGCCCAGGTGGATCTCGAGAGCGGCATCGAGCGCACCCTCGCGTGGTATCGCGGTAAGCTCGGGCTGTGA
- a CDS encoding DUF4388 domain-containing protein translates to MSQATGGDASRTTLVVVDDEELFLRALSSSLSRLHPEWRVLSTSDARSALDWLRTEDVDVLLTDLGMPNVDGLELLMDAATISPATSMVLMTGHTSNGALPDVRRRGIPVLEKPFPLGDAARIIEERLATRAGQLSGALSLSLEDLVQVLALSRREAIVRIRMGTSTGSLWFHEGTVVHASLGELVGEPAFYAILSRRGGRFAVEPYSPPPEHSIDSRWEELLMEGCRLMDEHVSGVSTAELVGIEQGDWFDDALEGSEMDPSEVVDGTETQTIQVKGTDMADIQASLEKLMSIDGATGCCVVDSNSGMMLGSLGGSAAFNLEVAAAGNTEVVRAKRKTMAALKLNDTVEDILITLKTAYHLIRPLSSNDALFIYLVLDKSRGNLAMARHVLASVETDIKVA, encoded by the coding sequence GTGAGCCAGGCGACGGGCGGCGACGCCTCGCGCACCACGCTCGTCGTGGTGGATGACGAGGAGCTCTTCCTACGGGCGCTGAGCTCCTCGCTATCCCGTCTACACCCCGAGTGGCGCGTCCTGTCGACGAGCGACGCACGCAGTGCTCTCGACTGGCTTCGGACGGAGGACGTGGACGTGCTCCTCACGGACCTCGGCATGCCCAACGTGGATGGCCTCGAGCTCCTCATGGACGCGGCCACGATCAGTCCAGCCACGAGCATGGTGCTGATGACGGGTCACACATCGAACGGTGCGCTCCCGGATGTTCGCAGGCGAGGCATCCCGGTGTTGGAGAAGCCCTTTCCGCTGGGAGATGCGGCACGCATCATCGAGGAGCGACTGGCGACGCGCGCTGGTCAGCTCTCTGGTGCGCTGAGCCTCTCTCTCGAGGACCTGGTCCAGGTGCTCGCGCTCTCGAGACGCGAGGCCATCGTCCGCATTCGGATGGGAACCAGCACGGGGTCGCTGTGGTTCCACGAAGGAACAGTGGTCCACGCCAGCCTCGGGGAGCTGGTCGGTGAGCCCGCGTTCTACGCGATCTTGTCGCGGCGAGGCGGGCGCTTCGCGGTGGAGCCCTACTCTCCGCCGCCCGAGCACAGCATCGACAGCCGCTGGGAGGAGCTGCTGATGGAGGGCTGCAGGCTGATGGACGAGCACGTGTCCGGCGTCAGCACAGCGGAGCTCGTGGGCATCGAGCAGGGGGACTGGTTTGACGACGCGCTGGAGGGCTCGGAGATGGACCCTTCGGAGGTCGTTGATGGGACTGAGACACAAACAATCCAGGTGAAAGGTACCGACATGGCAGACATACAAGCGAGCTTGGAGAAGCTCATGAGCATCGACGGAGCGACCGGATGCTGCGTCGTCGACAGCAACAGCGGAATGATGCTGGGCTCCCTCGGCGGTTCGGCCGCCTTCAACCTGGAGGTCGCAGCCGCGGGCAACACGGAGGTGGTGCGCGCCAAGCGCAAGACGATGGCCGCGCTCAAGCTCAACGACACGGTGGAGGACATCCTCATTACGCTGAAGACGGCGTACCACTTGATTCGTCCGCTGAGCTCGAACGACGCCCTGTTCATCTATCTCGTGTTGGACAAGTCTCGCGGAAACCTCGCGATGGCGCGCCACGTCCTCGCCTCCGTGGAGACCGACATCAAGGTCGCCTGA
- a CDS encoding LysR family transcriptional regulator, whose amino-acid sequence MTRLNYHHLYYFWTVAREGSVAKAARVLQLTEPTVSKQLHSLEEFLGEPLLRREGRGLVLTDAGRLAQRYANDIFTLGQEFQAALEGVGAGKAARLVVGIADVVPRLIAFRLLEPALRAPKPFVVSCQSDSPDGLLVKLLTHRVDAVITDAPFVAPGAERLHNRLLGECGVTIFGSADLANALRRGFPKSLMGAPFLLPAEGTATRSALETWFATTGVRPDVRGEFTDSALLKTFGRAGVGVFAAPAAIEAEVVREFRVRAIGRVDAIRERFYVVSASRKSEHPAVAAICHSATHRLFG is encoded by the coding sequence GTGACGCGGCTCAACTACCATCACCTGTACTACTTCTGGACGGTCGCCCGCGAAGGGTCCGTCGCGAAAGCCGCGCGCGTCCTCCAGCTGACCGAGCCAACCGTGAGCAAGCAGCTCCACTCGCTCGAAGAATTCTTGGGTGAACCTCTGCTGCGTCGGGAGGGTCGAGGCCTCGTGCTCACGGACGCGGGGCGGCTCGCCCAGCGCTACGCGAACGACATCTTCACGCTCGGCCAAGAGTTTCAAGCGGCGCTCGAAGGCGTAGGCGCGGGCAAGGCAGCGCGCCTCGTCGTCGGAATCGCAGACGTCGTCCCGCGGCTCATCGCCTTTCGACTGCTCGAGCCGGCACTGCGTGCGCCCAAGCCGTTCGTCGTCAGCTGCCAGAGCGACTCACCCGACGGCTTGTTGGTGAAGCTGCTGACGCACCGCGTGGACGCCGTCATCACAGACGCGCCGTTCGTCGCGCCCGGCGCAGAGCGGCTGCACAACCGTCTCCTCGGCGAATGTGGCGTGACCATCTTCGGTTCGGCTGACCTCGCGAACGCGCTGCGTCGCGGCTTCCCGAAGAGCCTCATGGGCGCGCCGTTCCTCCTCCCCGCCGAGGGGACCGCGACCCGCAGCGCGCTCGAGACGTGGTTCGCGACGACCGGCGTGCGACCCGATGTACGGGGAGAGTTCACCGACAGCGCGCTGCTGAAGACGTTCGGGCGCGCCGGAGTCGGTGTGTTCGCAGCACCTGCTGCGATCGAAGCCGAGGTCGTCCGAGAGTTCAGGGTGCGCGCCATCGGGCGGGTGGACGCCATCCGCGAGCGCTTCTACGTCGTCTCGGCGAGCCGCAAGTCCGAACATCCAGCGGTCGCGGCGATATGCCACTCCGCGACCCATCGACTGTTCGGTTGA
- a CDS encoding PAS domain-containing protein yields MATRTLGVSTELRGWFGSDIRDVPGFIRYARGAVHPSDLDEVLRCVQAVLDGGAAPPTLFRVRTTEGGWRYVRQVGSRVITSDTGDVECVVGAMQDVTWTEQRMERSERLLQRAVDGGGLGLWEWNPQTGHAAYNTAWADMLGYSLSELPADMSLWRASIHPADRRRVLQVFDDHLRSGEARVRVTYRLKRRDDTYRHVLSTVLVTERDARGAVSRLTGAHMDVTELMEANEARERLESQLARTQRMESLGQLAGGIAHDFNNLLQVISAYSELAETGGPEERDRGLQDIRKAAMGASALTRQLLAFSRSEPRTSVLVDLSARVRDIAPMLRRVLDNHYRFTVTTPRVERVSVDPNLFDQAVLNLVINARDAMPRGGEIRLESALVDLASGDPRRPPGHAAGTHVVVSVVDQGVGIAPPDLEHVFAPFFTTKAAGKGTGLGLAMVYGFATQHGGFVRATSELGHGATFEVWIPVRVDAEGTSEAGADVAVPLGKGETVLVADDDKAVRHVMQRTLERGGYKVLCAADGLEAVALWQEHHADVGVVILDLVMPHAGAHEVLAEMLKVRAPARVMVVSGYLGSALNDELEMPVPTVTMSKPWQRDHLLGTVRRLLDSDD; encoded by the coding sequence ATGGCCACTCGCACACTGGGTGTATCGACAGAGTTGCGGGGATGGTTCGGTTCGGACATTCGAGATGTTCCCGGTTTCATTCGTTATGCGAGGGGAGCGGTACACCCGAGCGACCTTGACGAGGTGCTACGGTGCGTTCAGGCCGTGCTCGACGGTGGAGCCGCCCCGCCGACGCTCTTCCGCGTGCGTACGACCGAAGGTGGTTGGCGCTACGTACGTCAGGTGGGCTCACGCGTCATCACCTCGGACACGGGCGACGTGGAGTGTGTCGTGGGTGCCATGCAGGACGTGACTTGGACCGAGCAGCGCATGGAGCGCTCCGAGCGCTTGCTCCAGCGCGCCGTGGACGGTGGCGGGCTCGGCCTGTGGGAGTGGAACCCTCAAACGGGGCACGCTGCGTACAACACGGCGTGGGCGGACATGCTCGGGTATTCACTCAGCGAGCTCCCTGCAGACATGTCTCTCTGGCGAGCGTCCATCCACCCGGCCGACCGCCGGCGCGTGCTGCAGGTCTTCGACGACCATCTGCGGTCTGGCGAGGCGCGCGTTCGTGTCACGTACCGGCTCAAGCGCCGGGACGACACCTATCGCCACGTGCTGTCGACCGTGCTGGTGACGGAGCGCGATGCGCGCGGCGCCGTCAGCCGGCTCACCGGCGCGCACATGGACGTGACGGAGTTGATGGAGGCCAACGAGGCGCGCGAGCGGCTCGAGTCGCAGCTCGCGCGCACACAGCGGATGGAGAGCCTCGGGCAACTGGCAGGAGGCATCGCGCACGACTTCAACAACTTGCTGCAAGTCATCTCGGCGTACAGCGAGCTCGCGGAGACCGGCGGGCCCGAGGAGCGTGACCGAGGCCTGCAGGACATTCGCAAAGCTGCGATGGGCGCTTCGGCGCTCACGCGGCAGCTGCTCGCCTTCAGCCGCAGCGAGCCACGTACGTCGGTCCTGGTCGACCTCTCTGCCCGCGTACGAGACATCGCTCCGATGCTGCGGCGCGTGCTGGACAATCACTACCGGTTCACCGTGACGACGCCTCGAGTCGAACGCGTCTCGGTCGATCCGAACCTCTTCGACCAGGCCGTCCTCAACCTGGTGATCAACGCGCGCGATGCGATGCCCCGCGGCGGTGAGATCCGCCTCGAGAGCGCCCTCGTGGACCTCGCTTCGGGTGACCCACGACGCCCCCCGGGACACGCCGCTGGGACTCATGTCGTCGTCAGTGTGGTCGACCAGGGCGTCGGCATCGCGCCGCCGGACCTCGAGCACGTCTTCGCGCCGTTCTTCACGACCAAGGCGGCCGGCAAAGGCACCGGCTTGGGCCTCGCCATGGTGTACGGGTTCGCGACACAGCACGGTGGGTTCGTGCGAGCCACGTCCGAGCTCGGCCATGGCGCGACGTTCGAGGTCTGGATCCCAGTGAGGGTCGACGCCGAAGGGACGAGCGAGGCGGGGGCGGACGTCGCCGTGCCCCTCGGGAAGGGGGAGACCGTTCTGGTCGCCGACGACGACAAGGCGGTACGCCACGTCATGCAGCGCACGCTCGAGCGCGGCGGCTACAAGGTGCTCTGTGCTGCAGACGGCTTGGAGGCAGTCGCGCTGTGGCAGGAGCACCACGCCGACGTCGGCGTGGTCATCCTCGACCTCGTCATGCCGCATGCCGGAGCCCATGAGGTCCTCGCGGAGATGCTGAAGGTCCGTGCGCCCGCGCGCGTGATGGTCGTGAGCGGGTACTTGGGCAGCGCGCTCAACGACGAACTCGAGATGCCCGTCCCCACGGTGACGATGTCGAAGCCGTGGCAGCGCGACCATCTGCTCGGGACCGTGCGTCGGTTGTTGGACAGCGACGACTGA
- a CDS encoding ATP-binding cassette domain-containing protein, with translation MAFGSQRVLRDISLELPARGVVLLLGSAGEGKSTLLRTLAGLNDAQPSLRTWGLAHFPDERPVLVRQNARLLLSTLHENLVSGLASRAQLTRAEQTRVLGEHLARLGLSTLIGRLADDVSSLPRAEQRLASIARALLANPSTLLLDEPTAGLLDDEPGAHRILELILREARQRLMIVTTHNQRHARMLGGEVVLLADGTVHLRGRTQHFFDHPTTPEARSFVRSGRCSSVKADPSEDAAQGTPPPVTSRQAGPQGFYWLLRGKLGGTQRPGITSELNWDLDALGRLGTTTLVSLEERLYYDVAALAPYGIRSREFPIEDMGAPDPASAAVFCGSVADSLAAGEVLVFHCRAGMGRTGTMLAAQLIWSGAPPVDAIERVRAINPRWIQSDAQISFLSTFNGHVRHALQTHHKAENRETIA, from the coding sequence GTGGCCTTCGGGTCCCAGCGGGTGCTCCGTGACATCTCGCTGGAGCTTCCAGCGCGGGGCGTCGTGTTGCTGCTCGGCTCCGCCGGTGAGGGTAAGTCGACGCTGCTGCGGACGCTCGCTGGGCTCAACGACGCCCAGCCCAGCTTGCGCACCTGGGGTCTGGCCCACTTCCCCGACGAGCGCCCGGTCCTCGTGCGCCAGAACGCGCGACTGCTCCTGAGCACGCTGCACGAGAACCTCGTCTCGGGCCTCGCGTCGCGCGCCCAGCTCACGCGCGCGGAGCAGACCCGTGTTCTCGGAGAACACCTCGCGCGGTTGGGCCTCAGCACGCTCATCGGGCGCCTGGCGGACGACGTCAGCTCGCTACCCCGCGCCGAGCAGCGACTAGCGTCAATCGCGCGCGCGCTGCTCGCGAACCCCAGCACGCTGTTGCTGGACGAGCCCACGGCGGGTCTGCTCGACGACGAGCCAGGGGCCCACCGCATCCTCGAGCTCATCCTCCGCGAAGCGCGACAACGGCTCATGATCGTGACCACTCACAACCAGCGTCACGCCCGCATGCTGGGCGGCGAGGTCGTGCTGCTCGCGGATGGAACGGTTCATCTGCGTGGGCGCACCCAACACTTCTTCGACCACCCCACGACACCCGAGGCGCGGTCGTTCGTGCGTAGCGGACGGTGCTCGTCTGTGAAGGCGGACCCGTCCGAAGACGCCGCGCAGGGCACTCCCCCCCCCGTCACCAGCCGACAGGCTGGCCCACAGGGCTTCTACTGGCTGCTTCGGGGAAAGCTCGGGGGTACGCAACGACCAGGGATCACGTCGGAGCTGAACTGGGACCTCGACGCCCTCGGGCGGTTGGGGACGACGACGCTCGTCAGCCTCGAGGAGCGGCTCTACTACGACGTGGCAGCGCTCGCGCCGTACGGTATCCGGTCGCGGGAGTTCCCCATCGAGGACATGGGCGCGCCGGATCCAGCATCCGCCGCCGTGTTCTGTGGGTCCGTGGCGGACTCGCTCGCGGCCGGCGAGGTGCTGGTGTTCCACTGCCGCGCTGGCATGGGCCGCACGGGGACGATGTTGGCCGCCCAGCTCATCTGGAGCGGCGCACCTCCGGTCGACGCGATCGAGCGCGTGAGGGCGATCAACCCGAGGTGGATTCAGTCCGACGCTCAGATCTCATTTCTATCGACGTTCAACGGGCACGTCCGACACGCTCTTCAAACACACCACAAAGCAGAGAACAGGGAGACAATCGCATGA
- a CDS encoding IS4 family transposase translates to MVDQVMDNELHAKLAGSLADGVLGVMQAGSLGVTIIGAALATSQGLDPKHATKQVDRLLSNPKLQLEQLDVPWTRFVLGERKDVIVALDWTEYARDAHSVIAANVITSHGRATPLCWKTVPSAELSEGGRIDAEDTLLLRLRSAIPNDVRVTIVADRGFGGTALYEFLSDQTWHYVIRFRKDIKVRVANKPLLAASKLVSPEGRARLWKNVAVTTHEQPVAGIVTVKAKDMKDPWCLATNRTDLTASQVVAMYGRRFTIEETFRDAKNPRYGLGLSEVRVKRPDRRDRLIMLASLAQALLTVLGAASEATGLDKVLKANTVTKRTHSLFRQGCIWFALLPNAPAHRRHLILNKFDELLREQKFFADLFGVL, encoded by the coding sequence ATGGTCGACCAGGTGATGGACAATGAGCTGCACGCCAAGCTCGCGGGCTCGCTCGCGGACGGGGTGCTGGGCGTCATGCAGGCGGGTTCGCTGGGCGTGACGATCATCGGTGCGGCGCTCGCGACGTCGCAGGGGCTGGATCCCAAGCACGCGACCAAGCAGGTGGACCGCCTGCTGTCGAATCCCAAGCTTCAGCTTGAGCAGCTCGACGTTCCGTGGACGCGCTTCGTGCTCGGCGAACGCAAAGACGTCATCGTCGCGCTCGACTGGACCGAGTACGCACGCGACGCTCACAGCGTTATCGCCGCCAACGTCATCACCTCGCACGGCCGCGCGACGCCGCTCTGCTGGAAAACCGTTCCGAGCGCGGAGCTCAGCGAGGGTGGCCGCATCGACGCCGAGGATACGTTGCTGCTTCGCTTGCGGTCTGCGATCCCAAACGATGTCCGTGTCACCATCGTCGCAGACCGCGGCTTCGGGGGCACCGCCCTCTACGAATTCCTGAGCGACCAGACCTGGCACTACGTCATCCGCTTTCGCAAGGACATCAAGGTGCGCGTGGCCAACAAGCCGCTTTTGGCTGCATCCAAGCTTGTGTCGCCGGAAGGTCGAGCCCGGCTCTGGAAGAACGTGGCCGTGACCACCCACGAGCAGCCGGTTGCGGGCATCGTCACGGTGAAGGCCAAGGACATGAAGGACCCGTGGTGCCTGGCCACGAACCGCACTGACCTGACGGCCTCCCAAGTCGTCGCCATGTACGGGCGCCGATTCACGATTGAAGAGACGTTCCGTGACGCGAAGAACCCGCGCTACGGACTCGGGCTGTCGGAGGTGCGCGTCAAGCGTCCTGACCGCCGAGACCGCTTGATTATGCTGGCCTCGCTCGCCCAAGCGCTCCTCACCGTGCTGGGCGCCGCCAGCGAAGCCACGGGTCTCGACAAGGTGCTCAAGGCGAACACCGTGACCAAGCGTACGCACTCTCTGTTTCGGCAAGGTTGCATCTGGTTCGCTCTCCTTCCGAATGCTCCAGCCCATCGCCGCCACCTCATCCTCAACAAGTTCGATGAGCTCCTACGCGAACAGAAGTTCTTCGCGGACCTCTTCGGAGTCCTCTGA
- a CDS encoding GTPase domain-containing protein, with amino-acid sequence MAVIDRTAGVIIVRIAYDGEARAGKTTNLHALSRSLSRVVYTPPQPGERTLFFDWLEYTGGLFEGMQVRCEVVSVPGQEFLTARRELLVRSADVVVHVVDMSTASAERIDARLRQLSQMCEPDGKHVPCGLLVQANKCDLAHSLSLEELRDLCARQPHTVGVREAVAKDGVGIRETFVFAVRLALDRVRELSRLGEIPERAADAVSGEALLAWLRATEGTVQQRADLEDDGACVEDGSGGERADDFGVPDVDAKGAILQVLAENEVVDEARAALVRDDASTDDTAAGDVHDGAGTIPAPALPDPSVPTGMIWPPMEGRILLEEVTNCDLELTRTASGAWLATVGERWRLHSARDAEFPSLESARRELLQSARAHTALGRLLSHPRAIVVAATGRGTWRLWQIVRIRPTLRDSLALALGVVDAREVAIRFAEVGTLLVELNSRREEFPQLPPCTLDSVGPGDTHAEFVGLLSSLALVNEATLNLPPNTELLRREFTAVVRDWANDAGALRDSLADHGAHSRNPLTRLVADTLQTMLSSP; translated from the coding sequence ATGGCTGTCATCGACCGAACCGCGGGCGTCATCATCGTCCGTATCGCGTACGACGGCGAGGCGCGCGCAGGGAAGACCACCAACCTGCACGCGCTCTCGCGCAGTCTGTCGCGCGTGGTGTACACGCCGCCGCAGCCTGGCGAACGCACCTTGTTCTTCGACTGGCTCGAGTACACAGGCGGGCTCTTCGAAGGCATGCAGGTACGGTGCGAGGTGGTGAGCGTCCCGGGCCAGGAGTTCCTGACGGCGCGCCGGGAGCTGCTGGTGCGCTCCGCCGACGTGGTGGTTCACGTCGTGGACATGTCTACCGCGTCCGCCGAGAGGATCGACGCACGCCTGCGCCAGCTGAGCCAGATGTGTGAACCGGACGGCAAACACGTGCCGTGCGGCCTCTTGGTGCAAGCGAACAAGTGCGACCTCGCGCACAGCCTCTCGCTCGAAGAGCTGCGGGATCTCTGCGCGCGTCAGCCACACACCGTAGGGGTGCGAGAGGCCGTGGCGAAGGATGGTGTCGGGATTCGCGAGACCTTCGTGTTCGCTGTGCGCCTCGCGCTCGACAGAGTGCGCGAGCTCTCCAGGCTCGGAGAGATCCCGGAGCGTGCGGCGGATGCTGTCAGCGGCGAGGCGTTGCTCGCATGGCTGCGCGCCACCGAAGGAACGGTGCAGCAACGCGCAGACTTGGAAGACGACGGTGCGTGCGTCGAAGACGGGTCGGGAGGCGAACGCGCGGACGACTTCGGCGTCCCCGACGTCGACGCCAAAGGAGCCATTCTGCAGGTCCTGGCGGAGAACGAGGTGGTCGACGAGGCGCGTGCGGCGCTCGTGCGCGACGACGCGTCGACCGACGACACCGCCGCGGGAGACGTCCATGATGGCGCGGGGACCATCCCTGCTCCGGCGCTGCCAGACCCGAGCGTCCCAACGGGGATGATCTGGCCACCCATGGAGGGGCGGATCCTCCTCGAGGAGGTCACGAACTGCGACCTCGAGCTCACGCGCACCGCGTCCGGCGCCTGGCTTGCGACGGTGGGCGAGCGCTGGCGGCTGCACTCCGCCCGTGACGCGGAGTTTCCGTCGCTGGAGTCGGCGCGCCGAGAGCTGTTGCAGTCCGCACGCGCACACACGGCGCTGGGGCGCTTGCTGTCTCATCCGCGCGCCATCGTGGTCGCGGCCACCGGCCGTGGGACGTGGCGTCTGTGGCAGATCGTGCGGATACGCCCGACCCTTCGGGACAGCCTCGCCCTGGCGCTCGGGGTCGTCGACGCGCGCGAGGTCGCGATTCGCTTCGCGGAGGTCGGTACCCTGTTGGTGGAGCTGAACTCCCGCCGCGAGGAGTTCCCACAGCTCCCGCCCTGCACGCTGGACAGCGTCGGGCCCGGCGACACGCACGCCGAGTTCGTCGGTCTGCTCTCGAGCCTCGCGCTGGTCAACGAGGCCACGCTCAACCTTCCCCCCAACACGGAGCTGTTGCGCCGCGAGTTCACCGCCGTGGTGCGTGACTGGGCCAACGACGCTGGTGCCCTGCGCGACTCCCTCGCGGATCACGGAGCCCACTCACGCAACCCGCTCACACGACTCGTCGCAGACACCCTGCAGACCATGCTGAGCTCACCATGA
- a CDS encoding protein kinase, translating to MTLLRPGDVVGDRYRVLHPIARGGMGAVFEAEDTQLRRRVALKVLLPAFASDVDALERFRREALAVASVKHEGLVDVYDVALDGTPPYLIMELVDGESLRDVLAVRGRLPLGETLGLVADVLDTLSALHAAGIVHRDLKPANVLLVRGPKGQRAKLIDLGVAQVDDAGDTLTATDVAVGTPAYMAPEQLAGHRVGPAADLWAAGVLLHTLLTGARPFAATTLAELVAASAPLPLRPLRESCPDAPDALDACVARLLHPDPRERPMSAAAVAHELRTLVGVVGGPSDAFGVAPLGTGDRDAPTVGASATPRVGGATQQTRETPTMGATPATGATPRIGGTRRAADDVGAPHPHRRVRVWAAALTASALGGLVFLSLGSREPSPHGAPPTAEEPRPPSAASSMASTAPPFVYRPPDSHVVVLFGSVEEQAAVATLVEGRVTACFPSSGERRLGFLAAYTVRYEADGQVVEVLQGTRPDQRGSRTDAEDACVQSVLRDTAWPTAGLEPSFGRYRVTVSVAALPPGAQPVPL from the coding sequence GTGACGCTCCTGCGCCCGGGCGATGTGGTGGGCGACCGATACCGCGTGCTGCACCCCATTGCGCGCGGCGGCATGGGCGCGGTGTTCGAAGCCGAGGACACGCAGCTGCGCCGACGGGTCGCGCTCAAGGTGCTCCTCCCCGCCTTCGCCTCCGACGTCGACGCGCTCGAGCGTTTTCGGCGCGAGGCGCTCGCCGTCGCGTCGGTGAAGCACGAGGGATTGGTGGACGTCTACGACGTCGCTCTCGACGGCACCCCGCCTTACCTCATCATGGAGCTGGTGGACGGCGAGAGCTTGCGGGACGTGCTCGCGGTCCGCGGGCGCCTCCCGCTCGGCGAGACGTTGGGTCTGGTGGCCGACGTGCTGGACACGCTCTCCGCGCTGCACGCGGCTGGCATCGTGCACCGCGATCTCAAGCCTGCGAACGTGTTGCTCGTGCGGGGGCCGAAGGGGCAGCGCGCGAAGCTGATAGACCTGGGCGTCGCTCAGGTCGACGACGCTGGGGACACGCTGACGGCCACCGACGTGGCCGTGGGCACGCCTGCGTACATGGCGCCCGAGCAGCTGGCCGGGCATCGTGTTGGACCGGCCGCCGACTTGTGGGCCGCAGGCGTGCTGCTGCACACGTTGCTGACCGGCGCGCGCCCGTTCGCCGCAACGACCCTCGCCGAGCTCGTCGCCGCCAGCGCGCCTTTGCCGCTCCGTCCGCTCCGAGAGAGCTGCCCCGATGCGCCGGACGCGCTCGACGCGTGCGTCGCGCGCCTGCTGCACCCCGACCCGCGCGAGCGTCCCATGTCGGCGGCGGCCGTGGCCCACGAGCTGCGGACGTTGGTGGGCGTTGTCGGTGGGCCGTCCGACGCCTTCGGCGTGGCGCCCCTCGGAACCGGCGACCGCGACGCACCCACCGTGGGGGCGAGCGCCACGCCGAGGGTGGGCGGCGCGACGCAGCAGACCAGAGAGACGCCGACGATGGGAGCGACGCCGGCGACGGGAGCGACGCCGAGGATCGGCGGGACACGCCGTGCTGCGGACGACGTCGGCGCGCCGCACCCTCACCGACGGGTACGCGTGTGGGCGGCCGCCCTGACCGCATCGGCGCTGGGGGGCCTCGTGTTCCTGTCGCTCGGGTCCCGCGAGCCCTCACCGCACGGCGCTCCGCCGACGGCCGAGGAGCCCCGACCGCCCAGCGCGGCGTCAAGCATGGCCTCCACAGCTCCGCCGTTCGTGTATCGCCCACCAGACTCCCACGTCGTGGTCCTGTTCGGCTCGGTGGAAGAGCAGGCGGCTGTGGCCACCTTGGTCGAGGGACGGGTGACCGCGTGCTTTCCATCGTCGGGGGAGCGACGACTTGGATTCCTCGCAGCGTACACCGTACGCTACGAGGCGGACGGACAGGTGGTCGAGGTGCTGCAAGGCACGCGTCCGGACCAGCGTGGTTCACGGACGGACGCTGAGGACGCGTGCGTGCAGTCGGTGCTGCGTGACACGGCGTGGCCGACGGCGGGGCTCGAACCCTCGTTCGGTCGCTATCGCGTCACTGTCTCCGTGGCCGCGCTACCCCCTGGCGCGCAGCCCGTCCCGCTGTGA